GTCCACCAACCGGTGGGATCCGTGGCGCGACCTCGTCACCCTACGCGACGCCATGCACACGCTTCTGGAAGACGGCCTGACGCGACCCCGGCCAGGGTTCACCGCCACCACCGCCGACGTGCCGGTCGACGTCAAAGAGACCGACGACGCCTACGTGGTGCTGGCCGCGCTGCCGGGCGTGGAGCCGGCTGACGTCGAGATCTCGGTGCTGGGCGACACCCTGCGCATCAGCGGCGAGTTCAAGGATCGCGAGCCGGAGGGCACCCGCTGGCTCATGCGCGAGCGGCGCTTCGGTTCCTTCGCACGAACGATCGGGTTGCCGACGGCGGTCAATTCCGAGCGGGCCACTGCCCAGTTCTCCAACGGTATCCTCTCGATCCAGCTCCCCAAGGTCGATGCGGCGCGGCCGAAGACGATCCCGGTGCGCATGGCCGGCGCGGAGTAGCAACCTCGAACATCACCCACAACCCCCTTAGTGTTCCTGGCGCACGCGGCGAGGCGATCTGCCTCGCCGCTGTTCCTATCTGGCACAGGTGCGCTTGGCGGGCCACGGGTCCGTCCGGTAGGCTATGGGCCGCGAGATCGGCTACCACAGGGAGGGGGACACCTGTGCTGATCGCGCCCCTCGTCGCGTCCGCGATCGACGAGTCCGTTCAAGAAATGAGCGACCGTACCGACCGGTTCGTTGCGCTGTTGCTCGACCTGGGTACGCGCGCCATCGGTCCGGCGATCCAGATCCTGATGATCGTCGTGCTCAGCCTCGTGCTGCTGCGCCTGCTCCGCTCGGTCGTGCGCCGGACCGTCAGCCGGGTGATGGAGCGCGCCGACACGCCGCCGCGTGAGCTCGCCAGCAAAGCCAACACGCTGGCGAATGTGATCGAGTCGGCTGGGCGCATGCTGATCCTGATCGTGGCCGGCATGATGGTGCTGAGCAGGCTTGGGGTCAACATCGCGCCGCTGCTGGCGAGCGCCGGGATCGCGGGCATCGCGATCGGCCTGGGGGCGCAGAGCCTGATCAAGGATCTCATCGGCGGCTTCTTCATCCTTTTCGAGAACCAGTTCGGTGTCGGCGACGTGGTTCAGATCGGCGACGCCTCGGGTGTGGTCGAGCAGCTCAGCCTGCGCCGCACCGGTCTCCGCGCGATCGACGGCTCCTTCATCGTCGTGCCGAACGGTGACATCCGCACCGTGACCAACATGACCAAGGACTGGTCGCGCGCGGTCGTCGATGTGGCGGTACCGTACGACGCCGACCTGAACAAGGTCATCGAGATCCTGCAGGGGCTCGTCGCCGGGCTCGATCAAGACCCGGTCGTGGGGGACGCCGTGCTGGGGCCCGGGGAGATCACGGGCGTCGAGGCGCTCGAGTCCACCCAGGTCAAGTTGCGCCTCCTGGTCAAGACCAAGCCGATGGAGCAGTGGCGGGTCCAGCGGGAACTGCGCCGCCGCATCAAGGATGCCTTCACGGACGCCGGGATCGGCGCGCCCTACCCGCGCAGCGTCACCCTCTTTCGCCCGGTCGACGGAGACCTCGGCGAGCGTCTGCCGATCGGCGACTCCCCGCGTACCGTCGAGGGGGACAGTCTCACCGACAACGGACAACGTTAAGCGAGAACAGGGCTCCCGTGAGGGCGCCCTGTTCCCGCTGGGCAGGTGAAGCCTGGAGTGCAATCTAAGCGACCGCGAATAGCGGTCTAATGCGAATGTGCAAGTTGCGTGCCACCCATTCCTGCCGGATTGGCCCGAGCGTGGTCATACGCAGATATCCCGGTGCGTGCCGCGGACCGACGGAGGTTGACTAATGTGATGGGCCTCCGGCGGTGACAGATGCCGGGGGCGGGCGGTGAGGAGGTTCCGGCGCCGTGGTGCGTGCCCGGGGGTAAACCCCCGGGCTGACAACGGAAAGCCCGCTGAAGCGGGCCGTAACCAGGCGGTGTGAGACTCCGATGATGCGGTGCCCGCGGGTAAACCCCCGGCCCCAACCGGGTCTTGGACACTGTATCACCTGGTGATGAGACCCTGTTGCCGCAGCCGGCTTCAGCCGGCGTTCATGTGTGAGCCCGGGGGTTTACCCCCGGGCACCTACCACCGCCATAGACCCGTATACGCCAAACGCCAATACCTCCGCCTGATTCTTCTCCGCTGCCGGACAGCCCGGCATCCTGCCAACCGGATCATCAAAGTCCCCTTTGCCGGTTTGACGCACCTCCCGCCTATCGTTACCATGGATCTAAGCGATCCGTACAGCCAAAAGACCGAGCCACGCCGAGGGTAGTCCATGGCGCACCTCGAGTGACGCGCACATCCTCGACCTCACGCAGCGAAGGAGGCTCCTATGGCGTCAGCACCCAGCGTCGAACCCAATATGCGCGACTACGAGGAGACTCGCCGGACGTTCCGCTGGGACGTGCCCGAGTACTACAACTTCGCCGTCGATACCATCGGCATGTGGGCGGCCGATCCGGCGCGGCCGGGCATGGTGCACGTCGACCACGAGGGGCGTGAGCGGACGATCACCTTCGCCGAGTTCGCGCAACGTTCCGACCGCCTCGCGAGCGCGCTGCGGCAACATGGAATCGGGCCGGGGGACCGCGTGCTCGTCGTCC
This genomic window from Sphaerobacter thermophilus DSM 20745 contains:
- a CDS encoding Hsp20/alpha crystallin family protein — its product is MSTNRWDPWRDLVTLRDAMHTLLEDGLTRPRPGFTATTADVPVDVKETDDAYVVLAALPGVEPADVEISVLGDTLRISGEFKDREPEGTRWLMRERRFGSFARTIGLPTAVNSERATAQFSNGILSIQLPKVDAARPKTIPVRMAGAE
- a CDS encoding mechanosensitive ion channel family protein, producing the protein MLIAPLVASAIDESVQEMSDRTDRFVALLLDLGTRAIGPAIQILMIVVLSLVLLRLLRSVVRRTVSRVMERADTPPRELASKANTLANVIESAGRMLILIVAGMMVLSRLGVNIAPLLASAGIAGIAIGLGAQSLIKDLIGGFFILFENQFGVGDVVQIGDASGVVEQLSLRRTGLRAIDGSFIVVPNGDIRTVTNMTKDWSRAVVDVAVPYDADLNKVIEILQGLVAGLDQDPVVGDAVLGPGEITGVEALESTQVKLRLLVKTKPMEQWRVQRELRRRIKDAFTDAGIGAPYPRSVTLFRPVDGDLGERLPIGDSPRTVEGDSLTDNGQR